One Archangium lipolyticum genomic region harbors:
- a CDS encoding DUF3943 domain-containing protein — protein MFRLTVLAACLCASASLAAEPVRLALPGLTGIQVSPEVSDFYSEHLAQQLNFQGMRGPAPEVPAPQSPVPSLPARRWDVPLAHTAGLVVGMRASLSLLWPRHYDPSRLREGFSHLREAYTRPPEFHRDLPLLESDGDPWLLNAVGHGLFGSEIYSRARHCGQSPAAAFLATFLASTAWEYTLEAFHQRPSAVDLVWTPLAGALLGEGRYRLHRALVQGGGQSPGAARKVLFFVVDPLGEAERRLLGAGC, from the coding sequence ATGTTTCGACTCACCGTGCTCGCCGCTTGCCTGTGCGCAAGCGCGAGCCTCGCGGCCGAACCGGTGCGGCTTGCGCTGCCCGGACTCACCGGCATCCAGGTTTCACCCGAAGTTTCTGACTTTTACTCGGAGCACCTGGCGCAGCAGCTGAACTTCCAGGGCATGAGGGGGCCTGCGCCAGAGGTGCCCGCGCCGCAATCGCCTGTGCCATCGTTACCCGCCCGCCGCTGGGACGTGCCGCTGGCCCACACCGCGGGGCTGGTGGTGGGGATGCGCGCCTCGCTCTCTCTTCTCTGGCCGCGCCACTATGACCCGAGCCGGCTGCGCGAGGGGTTCTCGCACCTGCGCGAGGCCTACACCCGGCCGCCCGAGTTCCACCGGGACTTGCCGCTGCTCGAGTCGGATGGGGACCCGTGGCTACTCAACGCCGTGGGCCATGGCCTCTTCGGCAGCGAGATTTACAGCCGTGCCCGCCACTGTGGTCAGTCTCCGGCGGCGGCCTTCCTGGCCACCTTCCTGGCCTCCACGGCGTGGGAGTACACGCTGGAGGCCTTCCACCAGCGCCCCAGCGCGGTGGATTTGGTCTGGACGCCGCTGGCCGGGGCCCTGCTGGGCGAGGGGCGCTACCGCCTGCACCGGGCGCTGGTGCAGGGCGGCGGGCAGAGCCCGGGCGCTGCGCGCAAGGTGCTCTTCTTCGTGGTGGACCCGCTGGGCGAGGCGGAGCGGCGGCTGCTGGGCGCGGGCTGCTGA
- a CDS encoding flagellar hook-length control protein: MTWIKRSHFASNGADWVGCDNGIFCNAYSGDTSCTASLPILCIKQDFSPAPNGLPPDWYTGWASGHITTTPPVQGITLTSAAVADQICAANFGSGWRMAQFHDGGGWNFYAYGNVRDDMRFWVRISDQPANCWNP; the protein is encoded by the coding sequence ATGACGTGGATCAAGAGGAGTCACTTCGCCTCGAATGGTGCGGACTGGGTGGGCTGCGACAATGGCATCTTTTGCAATGCCTACTCTGGAGATACGTCCTGCACCGCGTCGCTGCCGATCCTCTGTATCAAGCAGGACTTCTCGCCCGCGCCCAATGGCCTGCCGCCGGACTGGTACACCGGGTGGGCGTCCGGGCACATCACGACGACTCCCCCTGTCCAGGGAATCACCCTGACGAGCGCGGCCGTCGCCGATCAGATCTGCGCCGCCAACTTCGGAAGCGGCTGGCGGATGGCCCAGTTCCACGACGGCGGCGGGTGGAACTTCTATGCGTACGGCAACGTGCGCGATGACATGCGCTTCTGGGTCCGCATCAGCGATCAGCCCGCGAACTGCTGGAATCCGTAG
- a CDS encoding LysM peptidoglycan-binding domain-containing protein → MSTYLIRKGDTLSALASRFNTSVSTLAKLNKIANPNLIYAGKTLRIPGHSQSDSFEPSKGTKRPGRSSGTKGGNQVEESRGTAGPGQATAAMRKLASAGRAAALSMGGYNSQGLCATGVSKAIQNAFGFKVWGNGNQIDNNLPRDKFKQVNMSLEQALKIPGLVLTWEKTSSRLGSIYGHTAITTGDGRSSVSDFIERNTLGAGGRSGLKIFMPTM, encoded by the coding sequence ATGTCCACCTACCTCATCCGCAAGGGCGACACCCTCTCGGCTCTTGCCTCCCGTTTCAACACCAGCGTCTCGACGCTGGCGAAGCTCAACAAGATCGCCAACCCGAACCTCATCTACGCGGGCAAGACCCTGCGCATCCCCGGCCACAGCCAGAGCGACAGCTTCGAGCCGTCCAAGGGAACGAAGCGTCCCGGTCGCAGCAGCGGTACGAAGGGCGGCAATCAGGTCGAGGAGAGCCGTGGCACCGCGGGTCCGGGCCAGGCGACCGCCGCGATGCGCAAGTTGGCGAGCGCCGGCCGCGCGGCCGCGCTGAGCATGGGCGGATACAACAGCCAGGGCCTGTGCGCCACCGGCGTGAGCAAGGCCATCCAGAACGCCTTCGGCTTCAAGGTCTGGGGCAACGGCAACCAGATCGACAACAACCTGCCGCGCGACAAGTTCAAGCAGGTCAACATGTCACTCGAGCAGGCGCTGAAGATTCCGGGCCTCGTCCTCACCTGGGAGAAGACCTCCTCGCGCCTGGGCAGCATCTACGGCCACACCGCCATCACCACCGGCGACGGCCGCTCGTCCGTGAGCGACTTCATCGAGCGCAACACGCTGGGCGCCGGTGGCCGCAGCGGGTTGAAGATCTTCATGCCGACGATGTAG
- a CDS encoding CBS domain-containing protein, whose translation MSTLVPKPCKDLQNTLIGLESERDGLQEMLQGAATTSKGGLVAQIRKLNKQIEKTQKALNACLEKHRP comes from the coding sequence GTGAGCACGCTGGTTCCAAAGCCATGCAAGGATTTGCAGAACACGCTCATCGGGCTGGAGTCGGAGCGGGATGGCTTGCAGGAGATGTTACAAGGCGCCGCCACCACCTCGAAAGGAGGTCTGGTCGCACAGATCAGAAAGCTCAACAAACAGATCGAGAAGACCCAGAAGGCGTTGAACGCTTGTCTCGAGAAGCACCGGCCTTGA
- a CDS encoding class I SAM-dependent methyltransferase: MVRSMRQTALEAAKVLRSSLVRNGPSPATFRAALTGIRAEDRDAWLDLLWDIDELPEDDPLLPRGCVPYLPCPVATVLEAVQQAAVTSDDVFVDVGSGLGRAVVLTHLLTGAGCIGLELQPGLVQAARGRAAWLNLSRVRFVEGDAVDLIRFITIGTVFFLYCPFGQDRLQRVLDDLEHTARTRPIRVCCVGLPPLDRPWLAPVPSTSVDLVVYRSTLHQDRPSPTPIKLP; the protein is encoded by the coding sequence ATGGTCCGCTCGATGCGACAGACCGCCCTGGAGGCTGCGAAGGTGCTGCGCAGCTCACTCGTGCGCAACGGGCCCTCGCCTGCGACCTTCAGGGCGGCGCTGACCGGGATTCGCGCGGAGGACCGCGATGCCTGGCTGGACCTCCTGTGGGACATCGACGAGCTGCCCGAGGACGATCCCCTCCTCCCGCGCGGGTGCGTGCCGTACTTGCCTTGTCCCGTGGCAACGGTGCTCGAAGCCGTGCAGCAAGCCGCGGTGACGAGCGACGACGTTTTCGTGGACGTCGGATCTGGACTGGGACGGGCCGTCGTGCTGACGCACCTGCTCACGGGAGCCGGGTGCATCGGCCTCGAGCTCCAGCCTGGACTGGTGCAGGCCGCACGCGGACGCGCGGCGTGGCTGAACCTGAGTCGCGTGCGCTTTGTCGAGGGCGACGCCGTGGACCTGATCCGCTTCATCACCATCGGCACTGTTTTCTTCCTGTACTGTCCTTTCGGCCAAGACCGGCTCCAGCGCGTCCTCGACGACCTGGAACACACCGCGCGTACTCGGCCGATCCGGGTCTGTTGCGTCGGCCTCCCGCCCCTGGACCGCCCTTGGCTCGCTCCGGTCCCATCCACATCCGTGGACCTGGTCGTGTACCGGAGCACCCTGCACCAGGACCGACCCTCACCAACCCCCATCAAACTCCCATGA